From a region of the Cololabis saira isolate AMF1-May2022 chromosome 8, fColSai1.1, whole genome shotgun sequence genome:
- the necap2 gene encoding adaptin ear-binding coat-associated protein 2 produces MAEDNSYESMLCVKPEVHVYRIPPRASNRGYRAADWKLDEPAWSGRMKITAKGKLAFIKLEDKNTGELFAQAPVEQYPGCVVEAVTDSSRYFVIRIEDGNGRHAFIGLGFADRGDSFDFNVALQDHFKWVKQEGELAKMEASQIAAPKLDLSFKEGQTIKISIGNIKKKDAVGGKARPMGGGLLPPPPGVKVGSVLPPPAGQPTVSAQPSTPAPLLDFGAPASAAQPTSDVWGDFTSAGSNSDNDAVKSGWVQFS; encoded by the exons ATGGCAGAGGACAACAGCTATGAGTCCATGCTTTGTGTAAAGCCAGAAGTTCACGTTTACCGGATTCCCCCGCGGGCTTCAAACCGCGGATACCG TGCTGCTGATTGGAAGCTTGATGAACCTGCATGGAGTGGAAGAATGAAAATTACAGCTAAGGGGAAGTTAGCCTTCATCAAGTTGGAGGACAAAAACacag GAGAACTGTTTGCACAAGCTCCAGTTGAACAATATCCAGGCTGTGTTGTTGAAGCAGTCACAGATTCCAGCAGGTATTTTGTCATCCGGATAGAAGATGGCAACG GACGTCATGCTTTCATCGGTCTGGGTTTCGCTGATCGTGGAGACTCATTTGACTTCAATGTTGCCTTACAAGATCATTTTAA GTGGGTCAAGCAAGAGGGTGAACTTGCAAAGATGGAAGCCTCACAAATCGCAGCACCTAAACTGGACTTGAGCTTCAAAGAAGGCCAGACAATCAAGATCAGCATCGGG AATATTAAGAAGAAGGATGCAGTTGGTGGTAAAGCACGTCCCATGGGCGGTGGCCTGCTGCCTCCTCCCCCAGGAGTAAAGGTGGGAAGTGTCCTGCCACCTCCTGCTGGACAGCCTACAGTCTCAGCCCAGCCTTCTACCCCAG ctccacttTTAGACTTTGGTGCTCCCGCCTCTGCAGCCCAGCCCACCTCTGACGTGTGGGGGGATTTCACATCTGCAGGATCAAA CTCCGACAATGATGCTGTCAAATCAGGATGGGTGCAGTTTAGTTGA